GCGCGGCCGAGCAGGCGGGAGCGAAAGCGGCAAGGGCGATGGCCGCGACGGCGGCGTGGAAACGGGTGGTTTTCATGGCGCCGCCGCATGGCATTTCCGCCGCGGCGCGGCAAGGCGCGTTCGTCGAAAGACGAACGGCGGCGTCAACCCCGCCCCGCGCGCTCCAGCAATGCCTTGGCCGCTGCAACATGCATATCCTCGATCATCCGCCCATCATGCCGCTGCGCCCCGCCCGTTGCCGCCGCGACCAGCGCTTCTGCGGCGGCGACCTCGCGTTCGGAGGGCGCGAACGCCATGTTGCACGGATCGACCTGCAACGGATGGATCAGAGTCTTGCCGTCGAAACCGAACCGTCGGCCCTCAGCCACCTCGGCGGCGAAACCTGCGGCATCGTCGATCGCATTATAAACGCCGTCGAAACACCATACGCCGCCGGCGCGCGCCGCCAGCACGATCGTCTGGATCGCGTGGCTCATCGCGCCGCGGTCCATTCCGTCGGGCAGTTTGAGTTCGTGCGCGAGATCGTTGAGCCCACCGATCAACCCCGTCACCACCCGGTCGGCCGCGATATCTCGCGCCGCATAGATCGCAGCGGGCGTCTCGATCATGGCAAAGACCGGCAGGCCCATGTCGCGGAGCGGGTCGAGGTCGGCTGGCACGTCGACTTTCGGCAGCACGACCGCATCGAGTGCAAGACCATAGAGCGCCGCAATATCGGCCTCCTGCTCATAGGCGCCGGTGGCGTTGACGCGCACCGCGACGCGCTTGCCGGGATATCCGGCCTCGACCGCGCGGCGCATCGCATCGCGTGCCTCGATCTTGCGGTCCGCCGGCACCGCGTCCTCGAGGTCGATGATCAGCATGTCGGCGGCGAGCGCGTGCGCCTTTTCGAGCGCGCGTGCGTTCGAACCGGGGACATAGAGCAGCGAGCGCGGCGGATAGTCACTTGGGGTCATGCGCTTTTCTGTGGCGCAAGGCGGCCATTGCCGCAATAAGGAAGCGGGTTTGCAAAGTCGCAATTTTGCAGAGGGGATGATCGATGGAATTTGCGCTTGCACTGGTGGTTTTGGCTCTTGTGTTCCTGATCTGGGCGCTCACGCCCGTTCGTCAGGGCTATGCCTATACGATCGAACGCTTCGGCCGCTACACGCACACCGCGCAGCCTGGGCTCAACTTCATCATGCCGATCTTCGACCGTGTCGGGCGCAAAGTGAACATGATGGAGCAGGTGCTCGACATCCCGGGCCAGGAAATCATCACCAAGGACAATGCGATGGTCGCGGTCGACGGCGTCGTCTTCTTCCAGGTGCTCGACGCCGCGCGCGCCGCCTATGAGGTGAGCGACCTCTATCTCGCGATCATGAACCTTACGACCACGAACCTTCGCACCGTGATGGGTTCGATGGACCTCGACGAAACGCTGTCGAAGCGCGACGAGATCAACACCCGGCTACTCCACGTCGTCGACGACGCAACGACCCCATGGGGTGTCAAGATCACGCGCGTCGAGATCAAGGACATCCGCCCGCCCGCCGATATCTCGAACGCGATGGCACGGCAGATGAAGGCCGAGCGTGAAAAGCGCGCAAACATCCTCGAAGCCGAAGGCATGCGCGCCTCCGAAATCCTCCGCGCCGAGGGCGAGAAGCAGGGCCAGATCCTGCAGGCAGAGGGCCGCCGCGAAGCCGCTTTCCGCGACGCCGAAGCGCGCGAACGCGAAGCCGAGGCCGAAGCGAAGGCGACGCAGATGGTGTCCGACGCAATCGCCAGCGGCAATGCGCAGGCGATCAACTATTTCATCGCGCAGAAATATGTCGAGGCGGTAAGCCAGTTCGCAACCAGCCCGAATGCTAA
This sequence is a window from Sphingopyxis sp. USTB-05. Protein-coding genes within it:
- a CDS encoding CoA ester lyase, whose amino-acid sequence is MTPSDYPPRSLLYVPGSNARALEKAHALAADMLIIDLEDAVPADRKIEARDAMRRAVEAGYPGKRVAVRVNATGAYEQEADIAALYGLALDAVVLPKVDVPADLDPLRDMGLPVFAMIETPAAIYAARDIAADRVVTGLIGGLNDLAHELKLPDGMDRGAMSHAIQTIVLAARAGGVWCFDGVYNAIDDAAGFAAEVAEGRRFGFDGKTLIHPLQVDPCNMAFAPSEREVAAAEALVAAATGGAQRHDGRMIEDMHVAAAKALLERAGRG
- a CDS encoding SPFH domain-containing protein translates to MEFALALVVLALVFLIWALTPVRQGYAYTIERFGRYTHTAQPGLNFIMPIFDRVGRKVNMMEQVLDIPGQEIITKDNAMVAVDGVVFFQVLDAARAAYEVSDLYLAIMNLTTTNLRTVMGSMDLDETLSKRDEINTRLLHVVDDATTPWGVKITRVEIKDIRPPADISNAMARQMKAEREKRANILEAEGMRASEILRAEGEKQGQILQAEGRREAAFRDAEAREREAEAEAKATQMVSDAIASGNAQAINYFIAQKYVEAVSQFATSPNAKTILFPVEATQLIGTLGGIGELARDALERKTGA